The Daucus carota subsp. sativus chromosome 2, DH1 v3.0, whole genome shotgun sequence genome includes a window with the following:
- the LOC108206515 gene encoding uncharacterized protein LOC108206515, translating to MFDTKDDIAHRRSSFSCAVPFVIISSLSRRSLLYNKLPQKPLKITVLKLDDSSFEIEVAKTATIAELRNAVEDAFSHLPRQGSGTVSWSHVWGHFCLCFDGEKLLDDNKYIADYEIRDGDQLLFARHLSINYDMKRKRSPEQIGDFEQSNISNTGELDEEIDPGNHESCDDKNPRQYDEEDRFSVTTNEHKLAAMLKGWFSYRRVSLSPESN from the exons ATGTTCGATACCAAGGACGATATAGCTCATCGGAGATCGTCGTTCTCGTGCGCCGTGCCGTTCGTGATCATCTCCAGCCTCTCTCGCCGGAGCTTGTTGTACAATAAGCTACCGCAGAAGCCTCTCAAGATCACTGTTCTCAAATTAGACGACTCTTCATTCG AAATTGAAGTTGCGAAGACTGCGACGATAGCGGAGCTGAGGAATGCGGTGGAGGATGCGTTTAGCCATTTACCAAGACAAGGATCTGGCACGGTTTCGTG GTCCCATGTGTGGGGGCATTTCTGCTTGTGCTTTGATGGTGAGAAGCTTCTTgatgataataaatatattgctGATTATGAGATCAGGGATGGTGATCAG ctGCTTTTTGCACGCCATCTGTCCATCAACTACGATATGAAAAGAAAGAGATCACCGGAGCAGATTGGTGACTTTGAGCAATCCAACAT TTCAAATACAGGAGAactagatgaagaaattgatcCTGGAAACCATGAGAGTTGTGATGATAAAAATCCTAGGCAGTACGACGAGGAGGATAGGTTTTCTGTTACTACAAATGAGCACAAGCTGGCGGCCATGTTAAAGGGATGGTTCTCGTATCGCAGAGTTTCTTTGAGTCCCGAATCAAACTGA
- the LOC108209402 gene encoding putative clathrin assembly protein At2g25430 has translation MSSSTIRKAIGAVKDQTSIGIAKVASNDAPELEVAIVKATSHDDDPPDEKYIRRILQLTTYSRGYVSVCVSKLSKRLGKTRDWIVALKSLIVVHRLLSEGDLVFQQEIMFTTRKGTRLLNMSDFRDEVHSNSWDHSAFVRTFALYLDQKLEMIVYERKLTGNSGGGEIQKWRSPQNNGAYEYGNYESRGENGYGGQGMRRSRSFGDVRESEAEKKDQTPLREMKPERIYGKMGHLQRLLDRFLSCRPTGLAKNNRMVLVALYALVKESFKLYADICEVLAVLLDRFFEMEYHDCVKAFDAYTSAAKQIDELVSFYNWSKDMGLARSSEYPEVQLITGKLLETLEEFVRDRAKAMKSPERKVEPTPVVQEEEPVPDMNEIKALPAPETYTAPPPPPEAPQPPKQQETGDLVDLREEATTADDQGNKFALALFAGPAANTKNTNGNWEAFPSNGAPEVTSAWQNPAAESGKADWELALVETASHLSNQKAAMGGGLDPLLLNGMYDQGLVRQHVSSAQFSGGSASSVALPGKSATPVLALPAPDGTVQTVGGDPFAASLSIPPPSYVQMAEIEKKQQMLVQEQMVWQQYAREGMQGQTSLSRINGGGYYTPAMPYGMPPANGMGYPPPGYYYNQ, from the coding sequence ATGAGTTCGAGTACAATTCGAAAAGCTATTGGAGCGGTAAAGGATCAAACCAGTATTGGCATAGCTAAAGTTGCTAGTAATGATGCCCCGGAGCTAGAAGTAGCTATTGTTAAAGCTACAAGTCACGATGATGACCCACCGGACGAGAAGTATATCCGTCGGATCTTACAGCTGACCACATATTCAAGAGGTTATGTCAGTGTTTGTGTGTCTAAATTGTCGAAGCGATTAGGGAAAACTCGGGACTGGATTGTGGCTCTTAAAAGTTTGATTGTGGTTCATAGATTGTTGAGTGAAGGGGATCTGGTGTTTCAACAGGAAATCATGTTTACGACTAGGAAGGGAACGAGGTTGTTGAACATGTCTGATTTTAGAGATGAGGTACATTCGAATTCTTGGGATCATTCTGCTTTTGTCAGGACTTTTGCTTTGTATTTGGATCAGAAGCTTGAGATGATTGTATACGAGAGGAAACTTACAGGGAATAGTGGTGGTGGAGAAATTCAAAAATGGAGGTCACCTCAAAATAATGGGGCTTATGAATACGGCAACTATGAATCTAGGGGAGAAAATGGGTATGGGGGTCAGGGGATGAGGAGATCAAGGTCTTTTGGGGATGTTAGGGAAAGTGAAGCAGAGAAGAAAGACCAAACCCCGTTGAGAGAAATGAAGCCAGAGAGAATTTATGGTAAGATGGGTCATCTGCAGAGGCTTTTGGACCGTTTTTTGTCATGTAGGCCAACAGGGTTGGCGAAAAATAATAGGATGGTGTTAGTTGCACTGTATGCTCTTGTGAAAGAGAGTTTTAAGCTCTATGCTGATATATGTGAGGTTTTGGCTGTACTACTTGATCGGTTTTTTGAGATGGAATACCATGATTGCGTAAAGGCTTTTGATGCTTATACAAGTGCAGCAAAGCAGATTGACGAGCTGGTTTCATTTTATAATTGGTCCAAGGATATGGGGCTGGCTAGATCATCAGAGTATCCTGAAGTGCAATTGATTACTGGGAAGTTGTTGGAGACGTTGGAGGAATTTGTGAGGGACAGAGCAAAGGCAATGAAATCACCAGAGAGGAAAGTGGAACCTACCCCCGTGGTTCAAGAGGAAGAGCCAGTGCCAGATATGAATGAAATTAAAGCATTGCCTGCTCCAGAAACTTATACTGCTCCACCCCCACCTCCAGAGGCCCCTCAGCCTCCTAAGCAACAAGAAACCGGGGACTTGGTGGATCTGAGAGAGGAAGCAACAACTGCAGATGATCAAGGGAATAAGTTTGCACTGGCATTATTTGCTGGCCCTGCAGCAAACACTAAGAATACGAATGGGAACTGGGAAGCATTTCCTTCGAATGGTGCACCAGAGGTAACTTCTGCTTGGCAAAATCCAGCTGCGGAGAGTGGCAAGGCAGACTGGGAATTGGCCCTGGTGGAAACAGCAAGCCATCTATCTAACCAAAAGGCAGCAATGGGTGGTGGACTTGATCCATTGCTTTTGAATGGCATGTATGATCAGGGATTAGTTAGGCAACATGTGAGCAGTGCGCAATTCAGTGGAGGCAGCGCTAGCAGCGTGGCTTTGCCTGGCAAGAGTGCAACTCCTGTGTTGGCTCTGCCTGCACCGGATGGAACCGTTCAGACAGTTGGAGGAGATCCGTTTGCTGCCTCGTTGAGCATTCCACCTCCTTCATATGTTCAGATGGCTGAGATAGAGAAAAAACAGCAGATGCTTGTGCAAGAACAGATGGTATGGCAGCAGTATGCTAGAGAGGGGATGCAAGGACAAACGAGTTTAAGCAGGATTAATGGTGGTGGATATTATACACCAGCAATGCCTTACGGAATGCCGCCTGCAAATGGAATGGGGTATCCACCTCCAGGGTATTACTACAATCAATAG
- the LOC108208111 gene encoding glycosyltransferase BC10: MVYKLSKLIPFSFPCQMLLISTHKRTKRVYKAMLAPNPISLLCALLLCLPLAVIFTTTTVPVADNPPPPQPFRFPPSPRINKTHIYKNTLNKTRINFHNTTKTSHVHKLNKTERYVKREENITVWDEEDESLSQLAARVNPGTPLGRPKKIAFMFLTNAPLPLAPLWELYFSGVPKNLYNIYVHADPSSRYDSPFKGVFANRVIRSKPTRRLTPTLSAAARRLISHALLNDTGNYMFALLSPSCIPLHSFNFTYRTLTRSRRSFIEILDHERGAFVRWAARGNTTMLPEVPYSRFRIGSQFFILTRQHARIIANDTRIWSKFKLPCNSKVPYKYTCYPEEHYFPTLMSMVDPRGCVPATLTHVDWRGSLGGHPRTYTLSDVGPELIWTFRNATPRYGDDGMNGSDASVRRRGHPFLFARKFAPETLTGLLEIANDVVLKD, from the coding sequence ATGGTATATAAGTTATCCAAATTGATTCCCTTCTCGTTCCCATGTCAAATGCTCCTCATTTCTACTCACAAGAGAACCAAAAGAGTATACAAAGCCATGTTGGCTCCGAATCCGATCTCTCTTCTTTGTGCTCTCCTCCTCTGTTTGCCCCTCGCCGTCATCTTCACCACCACCACCGTCCCCGTCGCCGATAATCCACCGCCGCCGCAGCCTTTTCGATTTCCACCGTCACCTAGAATAAACAAAACTCACATATACAAAAACACCCTCAACAAAACACGCATAAACTTTCACAACACAACAAAAACAAGTCATGTCCACAAGTTGAATAAAACAGAGAGGTATGTGAAACGTGAAGAGAATATTACTGTGTGGGATGAGGAGGATGAATCACTGAGTCAACTCGCGGCGCGAGTTAACCCGGGGACTCCACTAGGTAGGCCGAAAAAGATTGCGTTTATGTTCCTTACTAATGCGCCACTCCCACTTGCGCCACTCTGGGAACTTTATTTTAGCGGAGTACCGAAAAATTTGTACAATATTTATGTACATGCGGACCCGAGTTCGCGATATGACTCGCCTTTTAAAGGCGTGTTTGCGAACCGAGTCATCCGGTCTAAGCCCACGCGCCGGTTAACTCCGACGCTCTCCGCGGCGGCGCGAAGGCTGATATCTCACGCGCTGCTCAATGACACGGGGAATTACATGTTTGCGCTGCTATCCCCTTCGTGTATTCCTCTTCACTCGTTTAACTTCACGTACAGGACGCTGACGAGGTCGCGCCGCAGCTTCATCGAGATTCTGGACCACGAGCGCGGCGCGTTCGTGAGATGGGCGGCGCGTGGGAACACCACGATGCTCCCCGAGGTGCCGTACTCGCGCTTCCGAATTGGGTCCCAGTTCTTTATACTGACACGTCAGCATGCGAGGATAATAGCAAATGACACTAGGATATGGTCAAAGTTCAAGTTACCATGCAACAGCAAGGTTCCTTACAAGTACACGTGTTACCCGGAGGAGCATTACTTTCCTACACTCATGTCCATGGTGGACCCGCGAGGGTGCGTGCCCGCCACGCTCACGCACGTCGACTGGAGGGGCAGTCTCGGCGGTCACCCACGCACGTACACACTGTCTGATGTGGGGCCGGAACTGATCTGGACCTTTAGAAATGCGACGCCTAGATACGGGGATGACGGGATGAACGGCTCAGATGCGTCTGTGAGGAGACGGGGTCACCCGTTCTTGTTCGCTAGAAAATTTGCACCGGAAACTTTGACGGGGCTTTTAGAAATAgcaaacgacgtcgttttgaAGGACTGA